A genomic stretch from Triplophysa dalaica isolate WHDGS20190420 chromosome 4, ASM1584641v1, whole genome shotgun sequence includes:
- the lhx3 gene encoding LIM/homeobox protein Lhx3, which translates to MEQNKARHSPKESPSHHTEMLLALLTHREELRKDIPVCAGCNQHIVDRFILKVLDRHWHSKCLKCSDCQSQLAEKCFSRGDSVYCKDDFFKRFGTKCAACQQGIPPTQVVRRAQDFVYHLHCFACVVCKRQLATGDEYYLMEDSRLVCKGDYETAKQREADSTAKRPRTTITAKQLETLKNAYNNSPKPARHVREQLSSETGLDMRVVQVWFQNRRAKEKRLKKDAGRQRWGQYFRNMKRSRGGSKSDKDSTQEDGMDSDAEVSFTDEAPMSELGHSNGLYSSLSESSPALSRQGGGHGQFPLDHGGMLPSQDQYHDIQASSPYSLPQSPGSLQALPRHQPLISSLVYPESGLPMVGQSGGQNMTPGVRMMVSGNGPSSDLSTGSSGGYPDFPASPASWLDEVDHAQF; encoded by the exons ATATTCCTGTTTGCGCGGGTTGTAACCAGCACATAGTGGATCGGTTCATCTTGAAGGTTCTGGATCGACACTGGCACAGTAAATGCTTGAAGTGCAGCGACTGTCAGTCTCAGCTCGCCGAGAAATGCTTCAGTCGAGGAGACAGTGTGTACTGCAAAGATGACTTCTTCAA GAGATTCGGGACAAAGTGCGCCGCGTGCCAGCAGGGCATCCCACCCACGCAGGTGGTCCGGAGGGCGCAAGACTTCGTGTATCACCTGCACTGTTTCGCGTGTGTCGTGTGTAAAAGACAGCTGGCCACAGGTGACGAGTACTACCTGATGGAGGACAGTCGACTGGTGTGCAAGGGGGATTACGAGACCGCCAAACAGAGAG aGGCGGATTCGACGGCGAAACGACCCCGCACGACAATCACCGCCAAACAGTTAGAAACACTGAAGAACGCGTATAATAACTCACCGAAACCCGCGCGACATGTGCGCGAGCAGCTGTCGTCAGAGACCGGCCTCGACATGCGGGTGGTGCAG GTCTGGTTTCAGAACAGACGGGCAAAAGAAAAGCGTTTGAAGAAAGATGCAGGACGTCAGAGATGGGGTCAGTATTTCAGGAACATGAAGAGGTCACGTGGAGGCTCAAAATCTGATAAAGACAGCACGCAGGAGGACGGGATGGACAGTGATGCTGAAGTCTCCTTCACAG ATGAAGCACCGATGTCCGAGCTCGGCCACTCCAACGGCCTTTACAGCAGTCTGAGCGAGAGTTCACCGGCTCTGAGCCGTCAGGGCGGAGGTCACGGTCAGTTCCCACTGGATCACGGCGGCATGCTTCCATCCCAGGATCAGTACCATGACATCCAGGCCAGCAGTCCCTACAGCCTTCCTCAGTCTCCGGGCTCGCTGCAGGCTCTTCCCCGACACCAGCCGCTCATCTCCAGCCTGGTCTACCCCGAATCAGGCCTGCCCATGGTGGGACAGAGCGGAGGGCAGAACATGACTCCGGGCGTTCGTATGATGGTCAGCGGCAACGGTCCCAGCTCAGATTTGTCCACGGGAAGCAGCGGCGGCTATCCGGACTTCCCTGCGAGCCCGGCGTCCTGGTTGGATGAGGTCGACCATGCCCAGTTCTGA